The window GGGGATGAGGCCTCGCTCGGCGGAAATGCGCACCGCATCACGGCGCTTGCTGACGCCGATCTTGCGGAACACCGACTTCAGCCGGTATTTCACCGTGTCGGGCGACATGCCGATCAGCCGGGCGATTTCCTTGTTCGAATGGCCCTGGCTCAGATAAAGCAGCACCTCGGCCTCGGCTTCGCTGAACACGCCGAGCACCGTGACATTGTTGCGATAGACGGCCAGCGACTTCGCCAGCGACTTCATGAACTGCGCCCGGAACCTGTCGACCTGTCCGTCGGTTTCGAGCGCGTCGTCGAGGCAGGCCTGGACGAACTGCCGCGCCTCGACAAAGGGACGGACGATGTTCTGGAACATCGCGATCCCGACCGCCTCGTCGAAACAGGCGCGCGACGAAGCGGTATCGCCCCGCATGCGGAGGCCGGCGGCGGCGAGGATGTTGACGTCGACCAGCAGGCGCCCCGCGCCATGTTGCTCGGCCCATTCGCGAAGTTTGCGCAGTTCCTCGAGTGCCGGCTCGACCTCGCCGATCAACAGCCGCAGCCGGGTCCGGCACAGGCTGGCGGCTATCGCGACCGGCCGATAGGGCGGCGATTGTTCGTGCATCATGTCGGCCATCGGATCGAGCCCGACGACCGCCGCCGCGGCGAGCACGGCATGCGTCGGCGCGCCCTGCGAGATCTGCAGTTCGATGCTGCAAATGTCGGCGAGCATTTCGAGCTGGCGCAGCCGCCGCCGCGCCGCGACGCGCCGCGCGCGGGCGATGATGTCGCACGCTTCCTCGAACGCGCCTTCGCCGGCGAGCGCCCGCGCCTCGGTCAGATAGGCGGCGGCATAGACATCGACCCAGCCGTCCGACTGTTCCATGTGCGGCAGCGCCCAGACCAGCAGCTCGCGCGCCTCGGCGACCAGATCCTGTTCGAACAGCAGTTCGGCCTTGAAGGCCGCGCAATTGGCGGCGAGGTCGGACCGGTCGCCATAATTGGCGTTGATGTCGGCGCAGGCCGATTGCAGGATCGCCTCGGCCTCGCGCGAGCGCCCCTGCGCGCGTTTGATGCGCGCTTCGAGGAAGCGGGTGAAGAGATCGCTGTAGAGCGACCCGATCGCGAGATAATGGTCGCGCGCCGCGAGCGTCGGCTGCAGCGCGCGCTCGAGCCAGCCGCCCTCGAAATATTTGGCGCCCAGCGTCTCGCTGATATTGGCGAGCACCAGATGGTCGTTCGCGGGAAGCTTGCGCAGCAGCGCTTCGCGCGCGAGCAGGTCGTCGAAGGTCACCGGCTGGTTTTCGTAATCGGTAAGCGTGTCGCCGACGACGCGAACCTCGGTCCGGAGGTCGACCGACAGATCGGCGCCCTCGACCTGCGTCAGAAAGCGGTCGAATTCGGCGCGGGCGGAGCCGAGTTCGCCGAGCTTGATCTGCAGATAGACCTGCGCGAGCGCGAGCCGCGGCCGCGCCCGGATCAGCGCGACCGGCAGCTTGGCGAGGCCGCGCACGACGA is drawn from Sphingopyxis sp. OPL5 and contains these coding sequences:
- a CDS encoding helix-turn-helix transcriptional regulator, which translates into the protein MQDLIAAKFDPPMWMGDQIRRDALLGRLQGVLRHRLTLVHAPAGYGKTSLLSQWRDSIDAGTAHVAWLTLDRDDRDLKRFVKYLLLALRQDRGDGEARGAPSDIPPRAALSAIVNELGDAAVPVVLILDDLHHAFSEPVGQFLESLVRLAPPDCHFLFSSRDYPWVGQSILAAEEQLLEIGPADLRFSAQETECLLTRTDRPLETLDIDTLLDRTEGWPIAVQLASLSIKRGMGAERVIDEYCGTSSDLARYLSEQVLMTLPQETRDIVARTALVDRLTGEMVDLLCDRQDGWMVLERLEQQGVFLSPVSWERREYRYHQLFAEYLRDRFERSDRAQFAALQRRIASWLAERGQVAEAIDHAILSGDDLLMAAILEDAGGWRLIPQGLQGVVVRGLAKLPVALIRARPRLALAQVYLQIKLGELGSARAEFDRFLTQVEGADLSVDLRTEVRVVGDTLTDYENQPVTFDDLLAREALLRKLPANDHLVLANISETLGAKYFEGGWLERALQPTLAARDHYLAIGSLYSDLFTRFLEARIKRAQGRSREAEAILQSACADINANYGDRSDLAANCAAFKAELLFEQDLVAEARELLVWALPHMEQSDGWVDVYAAAYLTEARALAGEGAFEEACDIIARARRVAARRRLRQLEMLADICSIELQISQGAPTHAVLAAAAVVGLDPMADMMHEQSPPYRPVAIAASLCRTRLRLLIGEVEPALEELRKLREWAEQHGAGRLLVDVNILAAAGLRMRGDTASSRACFDEAVGIAMFQNIVRPFVEARQFVQACLDDALETDGQVDRFRAQFMKSLAKSLAVYRNNVTVLGVFSEAEAEVLLYLSQGHSNKEIARLIGMSPDTVKYRLKSVFRKIGVSKRRDAVRISAERGLIPAGM